A stretch of Lathyrus oleraceus cultivar Zhongwan6 chromosome 6, CAAS_Psat_ZW6_1.0, whole genome shotgun sequence DNA encodes these proteins:
- the LOC127098045 gene encoding AP2/ERF and B3 domain-containing transcription factor At1g51120-like, whose translation MISNSEINNISYNENSHSTEINHCAKRARYEVDEDVGFQKFKGVVPQQNGHWGAQIYANHQRIWLGTFKSEKDAAMAYDSATVKLRSGESHRNFPWNDQTVQEPLFQSRYSMEKVLSMIRNGTYQTKFSTFLRNQSQSIIGVKNEEQFSCMQIFQKELTPSDVGKLNRLVIPKRHAVTYLPLVGGNNNITNDDEVVFYDKLMRLWKFRYCYWKSSQSYVFTRGWNRFVKDKKLKAKDTIVFYMCQPINSTKEGNGHVFSLIDVIYNNVGDRKKHYFEDDENGGFKLFGVNIN comes from the exons ATGATTTCAAACTCTGAGATAAATAATATAAGTTACAATGAAAATTCACATTCAACTGAAATAAATCATTGTGCAAAACGTGCAAGGTATGAAGTAGATGAAGATGTAGGGTTTCAAAAGTTCAAAGGTGTTGTTCCACAACAAAATGGTCATTGGGGTGCACAAATTTATGCAAACCATCAAAGAATATGGTTAGGAACATTCAAATCTGAAAAAGATGCTGCCATGGCTTACGACAGTGCCACCGTCAAGCTGAGAAGTGGAGAAAGCCACAGAAACTTTCCATGGAACGACCAAACAGTTCAAGAGCCTTTATTTCAAAGTCGTTATAGCATGGAAAAGGTGCTTAGCATGATTAGAAATGGAACCTATCAAACTAAGTTTTCTACATTTCTTAGGAATCAAAGCCAAAGCATTATTGGGGTGAAGAATGAGGAACAATTTTCATGCATGCAAATTTTTCAAAAGGAGTTAACACCTAGTGATGTTGGTAAACTCAACCGGCTTGTTATCCCTAAAAGACATGCAGTTACGTATTTACCTTTGGTTGGTGGAAACAATAATATAACTAATGATGATGAGGTTGTGTTTTATGACAAACTCATGCGATTGTGGAAGTTTCGATATTGTTATTGGAAAAGTAGCCAAAGCTATGTGTTCACTAGAGGGTGGAATAGGTTTGTGAAGGATAAGAAACTAAAGGCCAAAGACACCATTGTGTTTTATATGTGTCAACCTATAAATTCAACAAAAGAAGGAAATGGACATGTGTTTTCATTGATAGATGTAATCTATAATAATGTCGGGGATAGAAAAAAGCATTACtttgaagatgatgagaatgg AGGCTTCAAGCTCTTTGGTGTAAATATTAACTAA